One Vitis vinifera cultivar Pinot Noir 40024 chromosome 8, ASM3070453v1 genomic window carries:
- the LOC104879961 gene encoding uncharacterized protein LOC104879961 isoform X1 — protein sequence MSRKTQMSMWKDGHRRSPRISALDAWKAHKEKDGGVNVSQNSIQVMPMEHNGLGPPSRTRARKKRKLRPVQDVAVSSVTTTANQESKSPVDEDHPINSDQLSVFQAKGSPKREDGQSSIVSSSEWLPEKHILELILDTLQRRDTHEIFAEPVDPEEVEDYYEIIKEPMDFGTMRAKLHEGMYKNLEQFEHDVFLISSNAMHFNSSATIYFRQARALQELSKKVFHVLKTDPRNFELEFSASRRRPGRRPQGDARGSNFSSPPKPMTNVRSRSMAYDGSSKGTRSSSGSSSLRRTIRVNPGCSDTATHFETGDPEILSGSGDGRRSNFSETEQRCAYRASTSFLDESELIVSTTYSKPKPLLHVNQCDIGYTESLMMFVKDLGLVAQMVAKKKLQGWWPNEPNRPTPSSNHWFQAPKCENPAAGILDIKNATRSEYPLYHIQGPATHVLKSSSGGIHLTVADEGVRADRDVTMANSGTGGEVAPNGGAKITCNGGRGKDHSSNRVNFPAVLGGNMVHQNQSTEIQLASYSSTCAGDLNPSFDRTMNTGSKSRPILVDTGKLDHQVQPLVLSSEPSQSNMFEKFTLKTVNTLAPPSWPLQTKETPASSHTIGSLHDSGLQYISNEDPATAAPTPKFTSSAQAGLVSGLNQPKPLVSQFIFDLPFLRSQLSQMNSSGQAGMQRGSTAEGHFSDKRSYDRASMRAHRAEPSPQPSHSSQQRSLLDSKPTDLALQL from the exons ATGTCCAG AAAAACCCAAATGTCAATGTGGAAAGATGGGCACAGGAGGAGCCCAAGAATCTCTGCTTTGGATGCATGGAAGGCCCACAAAGAGAAGGATGGTGGTGTTAATGTTTCCCAAAATTCTATACAGGTAATGCCAATGGAGCACAATGGGTTGGGACCACCTTCTAGGACAAGGGCCCggaagaagagaaaactcaGGCCTGTTCAAGATGTGGCAGTTTCTTCTGTTACCACTACAGCTAACCAG GAGAGCAAAAGTCCAGTTGATGAGGATCATCCAATCAATAGTG ATCAACTATCAGTTTTTCAGGCCAAAGGTAGCCCAAAACGTGAAGATG GTCAATCATCGATTGTGTCATCTTCAGAATGGTTGCCAGAAAAGCATATACTTGAGCTTATCCTTGACACATTACAAAG GAGAGATACACATGAAATATTTGCAGAACCAGTTGACCCTGAAGAG GTCGAGGATTACTATGAAATTATTAAAGAGCCCATGGATTTTGGTACCATGAGGGCTAAACTTCATGAAGGAATGTACAAGAACCTTGAACAATTTGAG CATGATGTATTTTTGATATCCAGCAATGCAATGCATTTTAATTCCTCAGCTACCATTTATTTCAGACAG GCTCGTGCCCTGCAAGAACTTTCTAAGAAGGTTTTTCATGTTCTAAAAACTGATCCTAGAAACTTTGAATTGGAATTCTCTGCATCACGACGAAGACCTGGTCGAAGGCCCCAGGGTGATGCCAGAGGTTCAAATTTTAGCTCGCCTCCTAAACCCATGACAAATGTGAGGTCTAGGAGTATGGCTTATGACGGGTCATCGAAAGGCACTCGTTCTTCAAGTGGTTCATCAAGTCTCAGGAGAACCATCCGAGTAAACCCTGGGTGCTCTGATACAGCTACGCATTTTGAGACTGGAGATCCTGAAATTCTTTCTG GTTCTGGAGATGGTAGAAGATCTAATTTTTCTGAAACAGAACAGCGTTGTGCATATAGAGCCTCGACGTCCTTCCTTGATGAGAGTGAATTGATTGTTTCAACTACTTATAGCAAACCGAAACCACTTTTGCAT GTGAATCAGTGTGATATTGGTTACACTGAAAGCTTGATGATGTTTGTTAAAGATCTTGGACTAGTAGCCCAAATGGTTGCCAAGAAGAAATTACAGGGATGGTGGCCCAATGAACCCAATCGTCCAACTCCAAGCTCAAATCATTGGTTTCAGGCTCCAAAATGTGAAAATCCTGCAGCTGGTATTCTTGATATAAAAAACGCTACAAGATCTGAGTATCCCCTGTACCACATTCAAGGGCCTGCTACTCATGTCCTTAAAAGCTCCAGTGGTGGAATTCACTTGACTGTTGCTGACGAAGGAGTAAGGGCTGATAGGGATGTCACAATGGCCAATAGTGGCACTGGGGGAGAAGTAGCTCCCAACGGTGGTGCAAAGATCACCTGTAATGGTGGTAGGGGGAAAGACCACAGCAGCAACAGGGTGAATTTTCCTGCTGTTCTTGGAGGTAACATGGTTCATCAGAATCAAAGCACTGAGATTCAGTTGGCTTCATATTCTTCCACTTGTGCTGGAGATTTGAATCCCTCATTTGATAGAACGATGAACACTGGCAGTAAGTCGAGACCAATATTGGTGGACACAGGCAAGTTGGATCACCAAGTGCAGCCATTGGTGTTATCTTCAGAGCCTTCACAATCAAATATGTTTGAGAAGTTTACTTTGAAGACAGTCAACACTTTGGCACCACCTTCATGGCCTCTACAAACCAAGGAGACACCAGCTTCTAGTCACACCATTGGTTCCCTTCATGACTCGGGCTTGCAGTATATAAGTAATGAAGATCCAGCAACAGCTGCACCAACACCCAAATTCACCAGCTCAGCTCAGGCAGGCCTGGTCTCAGGACTGAACCAACCCAAACCACTGGTTTCTCAGTTCATTTTTGATCTGCCCTTCTTGAGATCACAGCTCAGTCAGATGAATTCCTCAGGACAGGCAGGAATGCAGCGAGGTTCAACTGCTGAGGGGCACTTTTCTGACAAAAGGAGCTATGATAGGGCTTCTATGCGTGCCCACCGAGCAGAGCCAAGCCCCCAACCTTCACACAGTTCTCAACAGCGATCCTTGTTAGATAGTAAGCCTACTGATTTGGCTCTTCAGTTGTAA
- the LOC104879961 gene encoding uncharacterized protein LOC104879961 isoform X2: MSRKTQMSMWKDGHRRSPRISALDAWKAHKEKDGGVNVSQNSIQVMPMEHNGLGPPSRTRARKKRKLRPVQDVAVSSVTTTANQESKSPVDEDHPINSDQLSVFQAKGQSSIVSSSEWLPEKHILELILDTLQRRDTHEIFAEPVDPEEVEDYYEIIKEPMDFGTMRAKLHEGMYKNLEQFEHDVFLISSNAMHFNSSATIYFRQARALQELSKKVFHVLKTDPRNFELEFSASRRRPGRRPQGDARGSNFSSPPKPMTNVRSRSMAYDGSSKGTRSSSGSSSLRRTIRVNPGCSDTATHFETGDPEILSGSGDGRRSNFSETEQRCAYRASTSFLDESELIVSTTYSKPKPLLHVNQCDIGYTESLMMFVKDLGLVAQMVAKKKLQGWWPNEPNRPTPSSNHWFQAPKCENPAAGILDIKNATRSEYPLYHIQGPATHVLKSSSGGIHLTVADEGVRADRDVTMANSGTGGEVAPNGGAKITCNGGRGKDHSSNRVNFPAVLGGNMVHQNQSTEIQLASYSSTCAGDLNPSFDRTMNTGSKSRPILVDTGKLDHQVQPLVLSSEPSQSNMFEKFTLKTVNTLAPPSWPLQTKETPASSHTIGSLHDSGLQYISNEDPATAAPTPKFTSSAQAGLVSGLNQPKPLVSQFIFDLPFLRSQLSQMNSSGQAGMQRGSTAEGHFSDKRSYDRASMRAHRAEPSPQPSHSSQQRSLLDSKPTDLALQL; the protein is encoded by the exons ATGTCCAG AAAAACCCAAATGTCAATGTGGAAAGATGGGCACAGGAGGAGCCCAAGAATCTCTGCTTTGGATGCATGGAAGGCCCACAAAGAGAAGGATGGTGGTGTTAATGTTTCCCAAAATTCTATACAGGTAATGCCAATGGAGCACAATGGGTTGGGACCACCTTCTAGGACAAGGGCCCggaagaagagaaaactcaGGCCTGTTCAAGATGTGGCAGTTTCTTCTGTTACCACTACAGCTAACCAG GAGAGCAAAAGTCCAGTTGATGAGGATCATCCAATCAATAGTG ATCAACTATCAGTTTTTCAGGCCAAAG GTCAATCATCGATTGTGTCATCTTCAGAATGGTTGCCAGAAAAGCATATACTTGAGCTTATCCTTGACACATTACAAAG GAGAGATACACATGAAATATTTGCAGAACCAGTTGACCCTGAAGAG GTCGAGGATTACTATGAAATTATTAAAGAGCCCATGGATTTTGGTACCATGAGGGCTAAACTTCATGAAGGAATGTACAAGAACCTTGAACAATTTGAG CATGATGTATTTTTGATATCCAGCAATGCAATGCATTTTAATTCCTCAGCTACCATTTATTTCAGACAG GCTCGTGCCCTGCAAGAACTTTCTAAGAAGGTTTTTCATGTTCTAAAAACTGATCCTAGAAACTTTGAATTGGAATTCTCTGCATCACGACGAAGACCTGGTCGAAGGCCCCAGGGTGATGCCAGAGGTTCAAATTTTAGCTCGCCTCCTAAACCCATGACAAATGTGAGGTCTAGGAGTATGGCTTATGACGGGTCATCGAAAGGCACTCGTTCTTCAAGTGGTTCATCAAGTCTCAGGAGAACCATCCGAGTAAACCCTGGGTGCTCTGATACAGCTACGCATTTTGAGACTGGAGATCCTGAAATTCTTTCTG GTTCTGGAGATGGTAGAAGATCTAATTTTTCTGAAACAGAACAGCGTTGTGCATATAGAGCCTCGACGTCCTTCCTTGATGAGAGTGAATTGATTGTTTCAACTACTTATAGCAAACCGAAACCACTTTTGCAT GTGAATCAGTGTGATATTGGTTACACTGAAAGCTTGATGATGTTTGTTAAAGATCTTGGACTAGTAGCCCAAATGGTTGCCAAGAAGAAATTACAGGGATGGTGGCCCAATGAACCCAATCGTCCAACTCCAAGCTCAAATCATTGGTTTCAGGCTCCAAAATGTGAAAATCCTGCAGCTGGTATTCTTGATATAAAAAACGCTACAAGATCTGAGTATCCCCTGTACCACATTCAAGGGCCTGCTACTCATGTCCTTAAAAGCTCCAGTGGTGGAATTCACTTGACTGTTGCTGACGAAGGAGTAAGGGCTGATAGGGATGTCACAATGGCCAATAGTGGCACTGGGGGAGAAGTAGCTCCCAACGGTGGTGCAAAGATCACCTGTAATGGTGGTAGGGGGAAAGACCACAGCAGCAACAGGGTGAATTTTCCTGCTGTTCTTGGAGGTAACATGGTTCATCAGAATCAAAGCACTGAGATTCAGTTGGCTTCATATTCTTCCACTTGTGCTGGAGATTTGAATCCCTCATTTGATAGAACGATGAACACTGGCAGTAAGTCGAGACCAATATTGGTGGACACAGGCAAGTTGGATCACCAAGTGCAGCCATTGGTGTTATCTTCAGAGCCTTCACAATCAAATATGTTTGAGAAGTTTACTTTGAAGACAGTCAACACTTTGGCACCACCTTCATGGCCTCTACAAACCAAGGAGACACCAGCTTCTAGTCACACCATTGGTTCCCTTCATGACTCGGGCTTGCAGTATATAAGTAATGAAGATCCAGCAACAGCTGCACCAACACCCAAATTCACCAGCTCAGCTCAGGCAGGCCTGGTCTCAGGACTGAACCAACCCAAACCACTGGTTTCTCAGTTCATTTTTGATCTGCCCTTCTTGAGATCACAGCTCAGTCAGATGAATTCCTCAGGACAGGCAGGAATGCAGCGAGGTTCAACTGCTGAGGGGCACTTTTCTGACAAAAGGAGCTATGATAGGGCTTCTATGCGTGCCCACCGAGCAGAGCCAAGCCCCCAACCTTCACACAGTTCTCAACAGCGATCCTTGTTAGATAGTAAGCCTACTGATTTGGCTCTTCAGTTGTAA
- the LOC100255416 gene encoding uncharacterized protein LOC100255416 → MDDSRSVPQELSQSTVPNSSNSDSLLNHSDLPAACALCQKILLPDDEGTGELEPISMCGDCKFLFLEDLRSPAQDSHWRRPPRVRRTRYSSSESIENLFSQHFSHMINLVRQNQSTVSGHEDQLVDVDPGARLLQRPSSRTTPSGSRRWRRVPSDTESDGFDNLDSLYGESESNISYGGYRLFNGESDAISFSAYGGDSDASVDGHSFLDTEMYVQPDDGSNLNSDTDIDPMHARLSQWNSDDQDEDDDEEEEEDDEWEEADPEENVVESAEAEVHPRNFFPSSSNGNNVLVNMRRRIHSPEFLGAIPWRLREGRQTFISNFFSNLDESEVLPYFGNSEDYLDARGFEEFLEHLAETDSSRRGAPPAAVSFVNSLPRVVINEEHEKRDGLVCAICKDVLSVGTEVNQLPCFHLYHPYCILPWLTARNSCPLCRYELPTDDKDYEEGKLNASIHEIPQQDLSDDSSSDTTDGAEADDTCEISPECRELADEVPVRNGSDREGGRGRWFFLAAAPIAGLVGMALVLWLRIPVTDRRGAIGRSNIQGQTQLHSSGSSLPNQRENRSRRWWSLF, encoded by the coding sequence ATGGATGACTCACGAAGTGTTCCACAGGAGTTATCTCAGTCTACTGTGCCTAACTCCTCTAACAGTGATTCTTTGCTTAACCATTCTGACCTCCCAGCTGCTTGTGCTCTATGCCAAAAAATCCTTTTACCTGATGATGAAGGAACCGGGGAACTAGAACCTATCAGCATGTGTGGTGACTgtaaatttttgtttcttgaagaTCTGAGGTCCCCTGCTCAAGACTCTCATTGGAGGAGGCCACCCAGAGTAAGAAGAACAAGGTACAGCAGTTCTGAGTCAATAGAAAATCTTTTCTCACAACATTTCTCACATATGATTAACCTTGTTCGGCAAAATCAATCCACTGTCTCTGGGCATGAGGATCAACTTGTTGATGTAGATCCTGGTGCAAGATTACTGCAGCGCCCAAGTTCCCGTACTACCCCTAGTGGGTCTAGAAGGTGGCGACGGGTACCATCTGATACTGAAAGTGATGGCTTTGATAATTTGGATTCTCTTTATGGAGAGAGTGAATCAAATATCAGCTATGGTGGTTACAGGCTATTTAATGGTGAGAGTGATGCCATTTCCTTTAGTGCTTATGGAGGAGATTCTGATGCTTCAGTGGATGGCCACAGTTTCCTGGATACAGAAATGTATGTCCAACCAGATGATGGAAGCAATCTGAATAGTGATACAGATATTGATCCAATGCATGCAAGACTTAGTCAATGGAACTCAGATGATCAAGATGAAGATGAcgatgaagaagaggaggaggatGATGAATGGGAAGAAGCTGATCCTGAGGAAAATGTAGTTGAATCTGCAGAAGCAGAGGTGCATCCTCGGAATTTTTTCCCATCGAGCTCAAATGGAAACAATGTCCTTGTGAATATGAGAAGACGAATTCATTCTCCTGAATTTCTTGGTGCAATCCCTTGGAGACTCAGGGAAGGTAGACAAACATTTATTTCTAACTTCTTTTCTAACTTGGATGAATCAGAGGTATTGCCTTATTTTGGCAACTCTGAGGACTACCTTGATGCCAGAGGCTTTGAAGAATTTCTGGAGCATCTGGCTGAGACCGACAGCTCAAGACGAGGAGCACCTCCTGCAGCTGTGTCTTTTGTGAATAGTCTGCCTCGTGTAGTCATTAATGAGGAACATGAGAAGCGTGATGGTTTGGTCTGTGCAATCTGCAAGGATGTTCTATCTGTTGGCACTGAAGTGAACCAGCTTCCCTGCTTTCATCTCTATCACCCTTACTGCATTCTGCCATGGTTGACTGCACGAAACTCATGCCCCCTTTGTCGGTATGAGCTTCCAACTGATGACAAAGATTACGAGGAGGGAAAGCTGAATGCTAGCATCCACGAGATCCCACAGCAAGATTTAAGTGATGACAGTTCCTCTGATACCACTGATGGAGCTGAAGCAGATGACACCTGTGAAATTAGTCCTGAATGCAGAGAACTGGCAGATGAGGTTCCAGTCAGAAATGGCTCTGACCGAGAGGGTGGACGTGGGAGATGGTTTTTTCTTGCTGCTGCTCCTATTGCCGGTCTTGTTGGCATGGCTCTTGTGTTGTGGTTACGCATTCCGGTAACGGACAGAAGAGGGGCAATAGGCCGTTCTAACATCCAAGGCCAGACCCAACTCCACAGCTCTGGCTCTAGCCTACCTAACCAAAGGGAGAACAGGAGCAGGAGGTGGTGGTCCCTTTTCTAA
- the LOC104879961 gene encoding uncharacterized protein LOC104879961 isoform X3, which produces MIQTVKVTLVFANAMESKSPVDEDHPINSDQLSVFQAKGSPKREDGQSSIVSSSEWLPEKHILELILDTLQRRDTHEIFAEPVDPEEVEDYYEIIKEPMDFGTMRAKLHEGMYKNLEQFEHDVFLISSNAMHFNSSATIYFRQARALQELSKKVFHVLKTDPRNFELEFSASRRRPGRRPQGDARGSNFSSPPKPMTNVRSRSMAYDGSSKGTRSSSGSSSLRRTIRVNPGCSDTATHFETGDPEILSGSGDGRRSNFSETEQRCAYRASTSFLDESELIVSTTYSKPKPLLHVNQCDIGYTESLMMFVKDLGLVAQMVAKKKLQGWWPNEPNRPTPSSNHWFQAPKCENPAAGILDIKNATRSEYPLYHIQGPATHVLKSSSGGIHLTVADEGVRADRDVTMANSGTGGEVAPNGGAKITCNGGRGKDHSSNRVNFPAVLGGNMVHQNQSTEIQLASYSSTCAGDLNPSFDRTMNTGSKSRPILVDTGKLDHQVQPLVLSSEPSQSNMFEKFTLKTVNTLAPPSWPLQTKETPASSHTIGSLHDSGLQYISNEDPATAAPTPKFTSSAQAGLVSGLNQPKPLVSQFIFDLPFLRSQLSQMNSSGQAGMQRGSTAEGHFSDKRSYDRASMRAHRAEPSPQPSHSSQQRSLLDSKPTDLALQL; this is translated from the exons ATGATTCAAACAGTCAAAGTGACTCTGGTTTTTGCGAATGCTATG GAGAGCAAAAGTCCAGTTGATGAGGATCATCCAATCAATAGTG ATCAACTATCAGTTTTTCAGGCCAAAGGTAGCCCAAAACGTGAAGATG GTCAATCATCGATTGTGTCATCTTCAGAATGGTTGCCAGAAAAGCATATACTTGAGCTTATCCTTGACACATTACAAAG GAGAGATACACATGAAATATTTGCAGAACCAGTTGACCCTGAAGAG GTCGAGGATTACTATGAAATTATTAAAGAGCCCATGGATTTTGGTACCATGAGGGCTAAACTTCATGAAGGAATGTACAAGAACCTTGAACAATTTGAG CATGATGTATTTTTGATATCCAGCAATGCAATGCATTTTAATTCCTCAGCTACCATTTATTTCAGACAG GCTCGTGCCCTGCAAGAACTTTCTAAGAAGGTTTTTCATGTTCTAAAAACTGATCCTAGAAACTTTGAATTGGAATTCTCTGCATCACGACGAAGACCTGGTCGAAGGCCCCAGGGTGATGCCAGAGGTTCAAATTTTAGCTCGCCTCCTAAACCCATGACAAATGTGAGGTCTAGGAGTATGGCTTATGACGGGTCATCGAAAGGCACTCGTTCTTCAAGTGGTTCATCAAGTCTCAGGAGAACCATCCGAGTAAACCCTGGGTGCTCTGATACAGCTACGCATTTTGAGACTGGAGATCCTGAAATTCTTTCTG GTTCTGGAGATGGTAGAAGATCTAATTTTTCTGAAACAGAACAGCGTTGTGCATATAGAGCCTCGACGTCCTTCCTTGATGAGAGTGAATTGATTGTTTCAACTACTTATAGCAAACCGAAACCACTTTTGCAT GTGAATCAGTGTGATATTGGTTACACTGAAAGCTTGATGATGTTTGTTAAAGATCTTGGACTAGTAGCCCAAATGGTTGCCAAGAAGAAATTACAGGGATGGTGGCCCAATGAACCCAATCGTCCAACTCCAAGCTCAAATCATTGGTTTCAGGCTCCAAAATGTGAAAATCCTGCAGCTGGTATTCTTGATATAAAAAACGCTACAAGATCTGAGTATCCCCTGTACCACATTCAAGGGCCTGCTACTCATGTCCTTAAAAGCTCCAGTGGTGGAATTCACTTGACTGTTGCTGACGAAGGAGTAAGGGCTGATAGGGATGTCACAATGGCCAATAGTGGCACTGGGGGAGAAGTAGCTCCCAACGGTGGTGCAAAGATCACCTGTAATGGTGGTAGGGGGAAAGACCACAGCAGCAACAGGGTGAATTTTCCTGCTGTTCTTGGAGGTAACATGGTTCATCAGAATCAAAGCACTGAGATTCAGTTGGCTTCATATTCTTCCACTTGTGCTGGAGATTTGAATCCCTCATTTGATAGAACGATGAACACTGGCAGTAAGTCGAGACCAATATTGGTGGACACAGGCAAGTTGGATCACCAAGTGCAGCCATTGGTGTTATCTTCAGAGCCTTCACAATCAAATATGTTTGAGAAGTTTACTTTGAAGACAGTCAACACTTTGGCACCACCTTCATGGCCTCTACAAACCAAGGAGACACCAGCTTCTAGTCACACCATTGGTTCCCTTCATGACTCGGGCTTGCAGTATATAAGTAATGAAGATCCAGCAACAGCTGCACCAACACCCAAATTCACCAGCTCAGCTCAGGCAGGCCTGGTCTCAGGACTGAACCAACCCAAACCACTGGTTTCTCAGTTCATTTTTGATCTGCCCTTCTTGAGATCACAGCTCAGTCAGATGAATTCCTCAGGACAGGCAGGAATGCAGCGAGGTTCAACTGCTGAGGGGCACTTTTCTGACAAAAGGAGCTATGATAGGGCTTCTATGCGTGCCCACCGAGCAGAGCCAAGCCCCCAACCTTCACACAGTTCTCAACAGCGATCCTTGTTAGATAGTAAGCCTACTGATTTGGCTCTTCAGTTGTAA